The genomic region TTATGGTtgtcttaaataaataaaaataactagACCAAGCGATCTCTCGTAGACCTTCATATCAGGATTatatggttgtcccacctagttaccttaagtTGAATTCACTAACTGTAAATCGTTCAGGATAAAAACACCTGCTAGAtgtctaaaatgtcaaatgttatgcTGGGTGTGGGGCATGTATTTTTACAATTAGTTGACCCATTGGCTAGAAGACCCAGGGTTGGTACAGACTGGTGCAGAGCATCTGAGAGGACActagatatatacagtgcctttggaaagaattcggacaccttgactttttctacctTTTTCTACGTaatagccttattttaaaattgattaaatatatgcaaattctcagcaatctacaaacaataccccatattgacaaagcaaatacaggtttttagaaatgttgaaaTACCTTTTttaagtaagtattcagaccctttgctatgagactggaaattaGCTCTCatgttcatcctgtttccattgatcatccttgagatgtttctgcaacatGACTGGAATCCACCAGTTGTAttttcaactgattggacatgagttggaaaggcacacacctgtctatataaggtcccacagttgacagttcaggtcagagcaaacaacaagccatgaggttgaagaaattctctgtagagctccgaaacaggattgtgtcgatgcacagatctggggaagggtacaaaaccTCTCctcaacattgaaggtccccaagaacgcgCTGttctccatcgttcttaaatggaagatgtttggaaccaccaagactcttcctagagctggccgcccagccaaactgagcaatcgggggagaagggccttggtcagggaggtgaccaagaaccagatggtgactctgacagagctctagagttcctctgtggagatgggagaaccttccagaaggacaaccatctctgcagcactccatcaatcaggcctttaaggtagagtggccagatggaagctactcctcagtagaaggcacatgacagcctgcttggagtttgccaaaaggcacctgaagtctctcagaccatgagaaacaagatgctctggtctgatgaaatcaaaattgaacttttttgtCCCAATGCCAAGGGTCACATCTGGAGTAAATCTGCCACCACcccttcggtgaagcatggtggtggtggcagcatcatgctgtggggatgtttttcaattgCAGGGaattggagactagtcaggatctaggcaaagatgaacagagcaaagtacagagagatccttgatgacaacctgctccagaacaaTCAGGACCTCAGAGTGTGGTGAAgagtcaccttccaacagaacaatgaccctatgtacatagccaagacaacgcagaaatttcttcgggacaagtctctgaatgtcctttattGGCCCATCCAGAGACTGGACTTgtacctgatcgaacatctcagcagagaccggaaaatagctgtgcagaaaatctccccatccaacctaacttGGATTCTCCTAAGATTGGGAGAATTCCCCAAACACAAGatttccaagcttgtagcgtaatacccaagaagattctatgctgtaatcgctgccaaaggtgcttcaacaacgtactgagtaaagggtctggattcttatgtaaatgtggtatttcacattttatttgtaaTGAATTTGGAACAATTCTGTTTGTGCTTTGCCatgatgggctattgtgtgtagattgatgaggggaaaaaaacgatttttAAAATTTTTGAAttaggctgtaaggtaacaaaatgtggaaaaagtgaaggggtctgaatactttccgaaggcactgtatatgtgatgtataAGTAAATAGCGTTGACTCATAATGTCGTGAATGTGATCACTTTCAACATGTCTGTTTCTTTTCTCCCGCAGAATGTGAGAGATGTGACCAACCGTCCACTCACTGAGTTCATGGCTCCCTGTATTGACTCCCTCCCACCGCTGGCTATCACCAATCGGAGGCCTATACCAACCATGTTACATCCCCCCTCTCCATTGGCCATACGCGCTCAGGATGCACAGCGGTTCATTGTATTTTCATACTTTGTCCCTGCTGAGTGCCCAGTTGCCACAGAGGCCACAGCAGATGTATCTACTGGTAAAAgagaggacttattgacagaTACACATCTTTCCTCAATGCTGCATCGATACCTGCCACACTTCTTCAACGATGACTCCATTCCACCACAGCAGACAGTAGAGGGAACCACTGAGCTCTCAGTTCCAGTGGCAATATCTAATATAAAGGAAGAGGACAGATTCTATCCTTTCTCCCTCCCACCACTGGCTCAGCGGTTCGTTGGCAATTCATTCATTGTCCCGGAAACCTCCCAGCCTGCTGTTTCAGCCACAGAGTGCCAAGTTGCCAAAGAGGCCACTGCAGACACAGCCACTGTCAAGAGAGAGAACCGATGGGCAGCCAGAAGTCTTCCTTCAGTGCTGCCTCCATGCCTGCCACCAGTCTTTGACGATGACTTCATGCCTCCAGAGCagacagtagaggatgcctatGAGGTCTCAGGTGCTACAGAGAACACTTCAGGCACAGCTACTGTTGCCATTTACACTTGGGAAGATAAAAGTCCTTCAGATCTGCCATGCATCCACAACAACAATGACCACCAACTGCCAGAGGAAACAGTTGAGGACAACACAGAGTGCTCAGTTGACACCGAGGCAAGTGCAGTTGCACCCACTGTCAAGAGAGAGGAACTGACAGGTGATAAAAGCCCTGTCCGAGCAATTCCTCCAATCCTGGGATGCATCCATGACAAGGACCACAAGGAGCCAGAGCAGAAAGTGAAGGGCCCTAGTGAAGAGGTGGATCTCTGCCCTCACACTCACCAGCTGGACCCAGATGTTAACTTAACTCTGGCAACCCACAATGATGAACCCAGGACCTGGACCCTGGAAGAGGCAAAGGTAGGTGTCCTATTTCACACTACTATTTTATAGGGATgggggtcagttccatttcaattcaaagcattgaagagaattggaattttAGAGTtcttctgaattgactggaattgaccccaacctctTTGCTCATAGTATGAAACATCACCCCTCACTAGAGTTAACATTTGTATTACTTTTATTATGGACCCAGGAAGAACATCTATGGGTATTGTAAAATATAATGGGGATACAAAAAAACAAAGGACCTTTATTACTGTCCTCCAAATTGTGTGCCCCATGAGGTCATCATTGTTTGTCGATCACTCAAATGTGTATTGAATGTGACACATTGGAACAATATTACATCTAGAGTCAATGTCTTCCTGTCAGGATTATTGGATAGGCATTGAGAGTGAAGAGAGGAACGTcaaggaggaggtgagacagagggagggattgaAGCGTGAGGTGGACTGTGCCCATTCCAAGAGCTCCAATGGGATGGTttcagcagagagagcagagaccatcCTTGGAAGAGTGGGCTTTCTGGTCATGAACCACATGCAGAAAATCCCATTTTTGAAGATGAAGGAAAAAGAGAAAAATAAGAAACTGCATAAGAAGTTGAAAGAtgacgagaaagagagaaaggagaagaaaaacaaggaggaggagaacaaaaagagggagaagaaagagatgaatgagagagagaaagagcagaagaAAGTCATGAAGgctgagaaaaagagggagaagttagaacagaaaaagagagagaaggaaagaaaagaGAAGGAAAAGGCAGAGAAAAAGAGGTTAGAGGGGCTGATGAAGATACATAATGACATGATGAAAGACAGGATTAAGAAAGAGAAG from Oncorhynchus kisutch isolate 150728-3 linkage group LG5, Okis_V2, whole genome shotgun sequence harbors:
- the LOC116374076 gene encoding uncharacterized protein LOC116374076, producing the protein MEGSTLTQRRAECQLKEREIQTDYMMELGDRLALVRQIQREQEKEMKRIWFETRKMPSLIEENVRDVTNRPLTEFMAPCIDSLPPLAITNRRPIPTMLHPPSPLAIRAQDAQRFIVFSYFVPAECPVATEATADVSTGKREDLLTDTHLSSMLHRYLPHFFNDDSIPPQQTVEGTTELSVPVAISNIKEEDRFYPFSLPPLAQRFVGNSFIVPETSQPAVSATECQVAKEATADTATVKRENRWAARSLPSVLPPCLPPVFDDDFMPPEQTVEDAYEVSGATENTSGTATVAIYTWEDKSPSDLPCIHNNNDHQLPEETVEDNTECSVDTEASAVAPTVKREELTGDKSPVRAIPPILGCIHDKDHKEPEQKVKGPSEEVDLCPHTHQLDPDVNLTLATHNDEPRTWTLEEAKDYWIGIESEERNVKEEVRQREGLKREVDCAHSKSSNGMVSAERAETILGRVGFLVMNHMQKIPFLKMKEKEKNKKLHKKLKDDEKERKEKKNKEEENKKREKKEMNEREKEQKKVMKAEKKREKCVRALDLVPCVLGWSIFFRALCCGHYFWSRIKVHFFLWNSLLSAPDSSSHT